From Streptomyces sp. Edi4, one genomic window encodes:
- a CDS encoding TauD/TfdA family dioxygenase gives MPVSLTVDTTDITTPDLVLTGAETSATERVAALLCAGPQARIDEPAWVASARDHWEELPARLRRTLRSFRRDPGPGGALLVRGLPVAAPGLGATPVTDGSVQRTANVPAAVLMLAACGLGDPAAFRPEKTGALVQDVVPVPGREDFQGNAGSVLLTFHNENAFHPHRPDFVMLLCLRADPGGLAGLRTSCVREVLPLLDDVSRAALHRPEFRTAPPPSFGGTGGLAEPHPVLTGAPDDPDLRVDMAATKPLTERASAALEELRRLFERTARTARLEPGDLAVVDNRITVHGRTAFRPRFDGTDRWLQRTFVLADLRRSRTHRAGDGHVLADPAPHDA, from the coding sequence GTGCCGGTTTCACTGACCGTCGACACCACCGACATAACGACACCCGACCTGGTCCTGACCGGGGCCGAGACGAGCGCCACCGAGCGGGTCGCCGCGCTCCTGTGCGCGGGTCCCCAGGCGCGGATCGACGAGCCCGCCTGGGTGGCATCGGCCCGCGACCACTGGGAGGAACTGCCCGCCCGGCTGCGCCGCACCCTGCGCTCCTTCCGCCGCGACCCGGGCCCGGGCGGCGCGCTCCTGGTGCGCGGGCTGCCGGTCGCCGCGCCCGGCCTTGGCGCCACACCCGTGACGGACGGTTCGGTGCAGCGCACGGCCAACGTGCCCGCCGCCGTGCTGATGCTCGCCGCGTGCGGGCTCGGTGACCCGGCCGCCTTCCGGCCGGAGAAGACCGGCGCGCTGGTGCAGGACGTCGTGCCGGTGCCCGGACGGGAGGACTTCCAGGGCAACGCGGGCTCGGTGCTGCTCACCTTCCACAACGAGAACGCCTTCCACCCCCACCGGCCGGACTTCGTCATGCTGTTGTGCCTGCGCGCCGACCCGGGCGGCCTCGCCGGGCTGCGCACCTCGTGCGTGCGCGAAGTGCTGCCGCTGCTCGACGACGTGAGCAGAGCGGCGCTGCACCGGCCGGAGTTCCGCACCGCGCCGCCGCCCTCGTTCGGCGGGACCGGCGGCCTTGCCGAGCCGCACCCCGTGCTCACCGGCGCCCCCGACGATCCGGATCTGCGGGTCGACATGGCCGCCACCAAGCCGCTCACCGAGCGGGCCTCGGCGGCCCTTGAGGAGTTGCGGCGGCTCTTCGAGCGCACCGCGCGCACGGCCCGTCTGGAGCCGGGCGACCTGGCCGTCGTCGACAACCGGATCACCGTGCACGGACGTACCGCCTTCCGTCCGCGCTTCGACGGCACCGACCGCTGGCTCCAGCGCACCTTCGTCCTCGCCGACCTGCGCCGCTCGCGCACCCACCGCGCGGGCGACGGCCATGTGCTGGCCGACCCGGCCCCGCACGACGCCTGA
- a CDS encoding ketoacyl-ACP synthase III family protein, with translation MRWEQVYLAGTGVWLGDRADAAKAVADGAYDAEEHAVNQIHSVSSATAGGADDLAAPEMAVRAARTALRRAGRTAERVGTVFHSYLWFQGAELWPGAAYVAQHTVGPSVPAFDLLQQCNAGLAGLELAARQLSARRPGEDEAVLLTTADRFAPPAFDRWRAERGLVYGDGGTALVLSSAPGGAAARLLATATRVDNSLEGLARGTGFRAGPEQEPRPVDLAARAEQYFRAERNLRAATTRTAEVAAESIRAALADARTTMERIDRVVLNATGQQRMRWQLEHQLGVDEKFSNWEFCRDVGHLGAGDHVAGLNELLETGEVGEGDRVLLVGGGTGYSCTSAVVEITDASGWYA, from the coding sequence ATGCGCTGGGAGCAGGTGTATCTGGCCGGCACGGGCGTCTGGCTCGGTGACCGCGCGGACGCCGCGAAGGCGGTCGCGGACGGTGCGTACGACGCCGAAGAACACGCCGTCAACCAGATCCACTCGGTCAGCTCGGCCACGGCCGGCGGAGCGGACGATCTGGCGGCGCCCGAGATGGCGGTCCGCGCGGCCCGGACCGCGCTGCGCCGGGCCGGCCGGACGGCGGAGCGGGTGGGCACCGTCTTCCACAGCTATCTGTGGTTCCAGGGCGCCGAGTTGTGGCCGGGCGCCGCCTACGTGGCACAGCACACGGTGGGCCCTTCGGTGCCCGCCTTCGACCTGTTGCAGCAGTGCAACGCGGGCCTGGCAGGACTTGAGCTGGCCGCTCGGCAGCTCAGCGCCCGCCGGCCCGGCGAGGACGAGGCGGTGCTGCTCACCACGGCCGACCGTTTCGCGCCGCCCGCCTTCGACCGCTGGCGGGCCGAGCGCGGCCTGGTCTACGGCGACGGCGGCACCGCGCTGGTGCTGAGCTCCGCCCCCGGTGGCGCGGCGGCCCGGCTCCTGGCGACCGCGACCCGGGTGGACAACTCCCTCGAGGGGCTGGCCCGTGGCACCGGATTCCGCGCGGGACCCGAACAAGAGCCCCGGCCCGTGGACTTGGCGGCGCGGGCCGAACAGTACTTCCGCGCCGAACGCAATCTGCGGGCCGCGACCACCCGTACGGCCGAGGTGGCCGCCGAGTCGATCCGCGCCGCGCTTGCGGACGCGCGGACCACGATGGAGCGGATCGACCGCGTTGTGCTCAACGCCACAGGTCAGCAGCGGATGCGCTGGCAGCTGGAACACCAGCTGGGCGTGGACGAGAAGTTCTCCAACTGGGAGTTCTGCCGCGACGTGGGGCACCTGGGTGCCGGGGACCATGTCGCCGGCCTGAACGAACTCCTCGAAACCGGCGAGGTCGGCGAGGGGGACCGGGTCCTGCTGGTCGGCGGGGGAACCGGCTACAGCTGCACGAGCGCGGTCGTGGAGATCACCGACGCGTCGGGGTGGTACGCGTGA
- a CDS encoding phosphopantetheine-binding protein, translating into MITQPRWDERYERVLTALLPRLADERPLSAERGLRSAGLDSMAVVELLIQLEEAYHVAIPDEELGPEAFETVGSLWAAVARQLDTAGPR; encoded by the coding sequence GTGATCACACAACCCCGTTGGGACGAGCGGTACGAGCGCGTTCTGACCGCTCTGCTGCCCCGGCTGGCCGACGAGCGGCCGCTGTCCGCCGAGCGCGGGCTGCGGTCCGCGGGACTCGACTCGATGGCCGTCGTCGAACTGCTCATCCAGCTGGAGGAGGCCTACCACGTAGCCATTCCCGACGAGGAGTTGGGGCCCGAGGCCTTCGAGACCGTCGGCAGCCTGTGGGCCGCGGTCGCCCGGCAGCTCGATACGGCAGGCCCGCGCTGA
- a CDS encoding type III PLP-dependent enzyme, with translation MSTDICPTGPAPAARAEPPPSQDLLAADLVRRYGSPLYVYDLRRVERAAEDLRAALPERSRLYYSLKANPHPELVRTLRLAGALPEICSTGELAAALAAGFDGGDCLYGGPGKTAGEVREALAAGVRTFSVESPADLRRVGAQARALGVTARCLLRVNGAGAGAGVGLRMTGGASQFGHDITDGLPGLAQLLVAGTRLWGLHFFPLTNAVDPAGLLAEAVASIRTAAALEAHWGVPLRMLDLGGGFACPYAAPGERPRYDALRAPLTAALDEHLPGWRGRLEPSFESGRYLVGDSGRLICTVTEVKESRGTTFGVLDSGINHLGGLSGVGRLPSLRAEPLRVAGPEAETEPGAETDRVNAAAPGPEAGQARRVTLVGPLCTPADVISRAAETVPPRPGALLAVPNVGAYGATASLLGFLSRPAPVEVTVRDGRVVGAGRLTLTREPLPVHEPATQACGADDTPGATAASDTGARPGTDHHRDPAGRTARS, from the coding sequence ATGAGCACTGACATCTGCCCCACGGGCCCGGCCCCGGCGGCCCGTGCGGAGCCGCCCCCCTCGCAGGACCTGCTCGCCGCCGACCTCGTACGCCGCTACGGCAGCCCCCTGTACGTCTACGACCTGCGCAGGGTCGAACGGGCCGCCGAAGACCTGCGCGCCGCGCTGCCCGAGCGCTCTCGCCTGTACTACTCGCTCAAGGCGAACCCGCATCCCGAGCTGGTGCGCACCCTGCGGCTCGCGGGCGCGCTGCCGGAGATCTGCTCGACCGGGGAGCTCGCGGCGGCTCTCGCGGCGGGCTTCGACGGCGGCGACTGTCTCTACGGCGGCCCCGGCAAGACCGCTGGGGAGGTGCGCGAGGCGCTGGCCGCCGGGGTACGCACCTTCTCGGTGGAGTCGCCCGCCGATCTGCGCCGGGTCGGCGCCCAGGCGCGCGCCCTGGGGGTGACCGCGCGCTGTCTTCTGCGCGTGAACGGCGCCGGCGCGGGGGCGGGTGTCGGTCTGCGGATGACCGGCGGGGCCTCGCAGTTCGGCCACGACATCACGGACGGGCTGCCCGGCCTGGCCCAACTGCTCGTCGCTGGAACGCGGTTGTGGGGGCTGCACTTCTTTCCGCTGACCAACGCCGTCGATCCGGCGGGGCTGCTGGCCGAGGCGGTCGCCTCGATCCGTACCGCCGCCGCCCTTGAGGCCCACTGGGGCGTGCCGCTGCGGATGCTCGACCTCGGCGGCGGCTTCGCCTGCCCCTACGCGGCGCCGGGCGAGCGGCCGCGCTACGACGCCTTGCGCGCACCGCTGACAGCCGCGCTCGACGAGCATCTGCCGGGCTGGCGGGGGCGGTTGGAGCCGTCGTTCGAGTCCGGGCGGTATCTGGTCGGCGACAGCGGTCGCCTGATCTGCACCGTCACCGAGGTCAAGGAGAGCCGGGGCACGACGTTCGGCGTCCTCGACAGCGGCATCAATCATCTGGGCGGTCTCTCCGGGGTGGGCCGGCTGCCGTCCCTGCGCGCCGAACCGCTCCGGGTCGCTGGGCCGGAGGCCGAGACCGAGCCCGGGGCCGAGACCGACCGGGTAAATGCGGCGGCCCCCGGGCCGGAGGCCGGCCAGGCCCGCCGGGTGACCCTGGTCGGCCCCCTGTGCACCCCCGCCGACGTGATCAGCCGGGCCGCCGAAACCGTGCCCCCTCGGCCCGGCGCACTGCTGGCCGTGCCCAACGTCGGGGCGTACGGAGCGACCGCGAGCCTGCTCGGGTTCCTCAGCCGGCCCGCGCCCGTCGAAGTCACCGTCCGGGACGGCCGCGTTGTCGGCGCCGGCCGGCTGACCCTCACGCGCGAGCCGCTTCCCGTCCACGAGCCCGCCACCCAGGCCTGTGGCGCCGACGACACCCCTGGCGCCACGGCCGCGAGCGACACCGGTGCCCGGCCGGGCACCGACCACCACCGCGACCCCGCCGGTCGCACCGCGAGGAGCTGA
- a CDS encoding MbtH family NRPS accessory protein: protein MSSEDTTVYQVVVNHEEQYSIWPADRELPAGWRAEGVRGEKAQCLAHIDEVWTDMRPLSLRRAMEQQAAGADAVPSAG, encoded by the coding sequence ATGAGCAGCGAGGACACCACCGTCTACCAGGTCGTGGTCAACCACGAGGAGCAGTACTCGATCTGGCCCGCCGACCGGGAGCTGCCCGCCGGCTGGCGTGCCGAGGGCGTACGGGGCGAGAAGGCGCAGTGTCTGGCCCACATCGACGAGGTGTGGACGGACATGCGGCCGCTGAGTCTGCGCCGCGCGATGGAGCAGCAGGCCGCCGGGGCCGACGCGGTGCCGTCCGCCGGCTGA
- a CDS encoding AMP-binding protein, translating into MSAPVSADPAAHPHPRLSPPLDDTLVVDLLDAAAAARPGAVAVRDGHGAWSYAELADASRAVAAGLARLGGVVPGDRVVVRLGNRREFVALYYGVLRAGAVAVPLNPEMKAFVLRGVLADASPAAVVLDPGEPEQVHEAVAACGARSLTPADLLAHDAVAFDTARRPCPDALAQLLYTSGSTSAPKGVMGTHRHVVFAARAIARRLGYRPDDVVLAALPLSFDYGLYQLLLAAIGGSELVLADAAAPVRAMNVLRECRATVVPVVPSLAEMLCRLAARGAPPEHVRLFTNTGAALAGSAIEALRAGFPGAAVAAMYGITECKRVTIAEPDADLVRPGSVGRALDGTTVEVLDARGHALPPGEVGEIVVGGPHVMAGYWNAPGLTAHRFRPNPRTGRVRLHTGDHGRLDAEGHLYFSGRVDDQFKRRGVRMGTPEIEAAALDVPGVRAAAALPPRDGLDLRLVVTGDDALAASLVIEGLERRLEPAKVPATCRVIARMPLTPNGKIDRKALDTDEH; encoded by the coding sequence GTGAGCGCCCCGGTATCGGCGGACCCCGCCGCGCACCCCCACCCCCGCCTCTCCCCTCCGCTCGACGACACCCTCGTCGTCGACCTTCTCGACGCGGCGGCCGCCGCGCGCCCCGGGGCCGTCGCCGTCCGCGACGGGCACGGAGCCTGGAGTTACGCCGAACTGGCCGACGCCAGCCGGGCGGTGGCCGCCGGCCTGGCCCGGCTCGGCGGTGTGGTGCCAGGTGACCGGGTCGTGGTGCGGCTCGGCAACCGGCGGGAGTTCGTCGCGCTCTATTACGGCGTGCTGCGCGCCGGCGCCGTCGCGGTGCCGCTCAACCCGGAGATGAAGGCGTTCGTGCTGCGCGGCGTGCTCGCGGATGCCTCGCCCGCCGCGGTCGTGCTGGACCCCGGTGAGCCGGAACAGGTCCACGAGGCCGTCGCCGCCTGCGGAGCCCGCTCCCTCACCCCCGCGGATCTCCTGGCCCACGACGCCGTCGCCTTCGACACCGCGCGCCGCCCCTGCCCCGACGCGCTCGCCCAGTTGCTCTACACCTCCGGCAGCACCTCCGCGCCCAAGGGCGTGATGGGCACCCACCGTCACGTGGTGTTCGCCGCCCGCGCGATCGCCCGCCGTCTCGGCTACCGCCCCGACGACGTGGTGCTCGCCGCGCTGCCGCTCTCCTTCGACTACGGCCTCTACCAGCTTCTGCTGGCGGCGATCGGCGGGAGCGAGCTCGTCCTGGCGGACGCGGCCGCGCCCGTGCGCGCCATGAACGTACTGCGCGAGTGCCGGGCCACCGTGGTGCCGGTGGTGCCCTCGCTCGCGGAGATGCTGTGCCGGCTCGCGGCTCGCGGCGCACCACCTGAGCATGTGCGGCTCTTCACCAACACCGGTGCGGCGCTTGCGGGTTCGGCCATCGAGGCGCTGCGCGCCGGGTTTCCCGGCGCGGCCGTGGCGGCGATGTACGGAATCACCGAGTGCAAGCGGGTCACGATCGCGGAACCGGACGCCGACCTGGTCCGCCCCGGCTCGGTGGGCCGGGCCCTGGACGGCACCACGGTCGAGGTACTGGACGCGCGGGGCCACGCACTGCCGCCGGGTGAGGTCGGCGAGATCGTCGTCGGCGGTCCGCATGTCATGGCCGGCTACTGGAACGCGCCCGGCCTGACCGCGCACCGTTTCCGGCCGAACCCGCGCACCGGACGCGTCCGGCTGCACACGGGCGACCACGGCCGTCTCGACGCCGAGGGCCACCTCTACTTCTCGGGTCGCGTGGATGACCAGTTCAAGCGGCGCGGCGTCCGCATGGGGACGCCGGAGATCGAGGCCGCGGCCCTGGACGTGCCGGGCGTACGGGCCGCCGCCGCTCTGCCGCCACGGGACGGGCTCGATCTGCGCCTGGTCGTCACCGGCGACGACGCTCTCGCGGCCTCCCTCGTCATCGAGGGCCTTGAGCGGCGCCTGGAACCGGCGAAGGTGCCCGCCACCTGCCGGGTCATCGCCCGGATGCCCCTCACCCCCAACGGCAAGATCGACCGGAAGGCCCTGGACACCGATGAGCACTGA